In Amycolatopsis jiangsuensis, the following proteins share a genomic window:
- a CDS encoding family 16 glycosylhydrolase, translated as MDTLGSQSPQLTSPDWQVLWQDDFAGPRGAPLDRGRWKTITGKPWAAGIESYADDTDHLSLDGDGHLRLTATHSEQDGYVSAWIETVREDFVPAPGGALKVESVVQTAPGLGLDCAMFAWANRMRHLGDTEPLQGWYLSGELDVFEVVNSEPADVYGVVHSPECHQLPSLGLGSATATPDGRPLSEGFHTYSVVWTRDPDSITWYLDGREYLRLTPEDTTPQGWLFTQEVFFGLLLVVGSPGGPVMPGEPDPAAFPTTMLVDRVTVAELRPPA; from the coding sequence ATGGACACGCTCGGCTCGCAGAGCCCGCAGCTCACCTCGCCGGACTGGCAGGTCCTGTGGCAGGACGACTTCGCCGGACCGCGCGGCGCACCACTGGACCGCGGCCGGTGGAAGACGATCACCGGCAAGCCCTGGGCCGCCGGGATCGAGTCCTACGCGGACGACACCGATCATCTGAGCCTGGACGGCGACGGGCACCTGCGGCTGACCGCCACACACAGCGAGCAGGACGGCTACGTCTCAGCCTGGATCGAGACGGTGCGGGAGGACTTCGTGCCGGCGCCGGGCGGCGCGCTCAAGGTCGAATCGGTGGTTCAGACCGCCCCGGGGCTGGGCCTCGACTGCGCGATGTTCGCGTGGGCGAACCGGATGCGGCACCTCGGGGACACCGAGCCGCTGCAGGGCTGGTACCTCTCCGGCGAGCTGGACGTCTTCGAGGTGGTCAACTCGGAGCCCGCCGACGTCTACGGCGTCGTGCACTCACCGGAGTGCCACCAGCTGCCGTCGCTGGGGCTGGGCTCCGCCACGGCCACGCCGGACGGACGGCCGCTGAGCGAGGGCTTCCACACCTACTCCGTGGTGTGGACCCGCGATCCGGACTCGATCACCTGGTACCTCGACGGCCGCGAATACCTCCGGCTCACGCCGGAGGACACCACGCCCCAGGGCTGGCTGTTCACCCAGGAGGTCTTCTTCGGCCTGCTGCTGGTGGTCGGCAGCCCCGGCGGGCCGGTCATGCCCGGCGAGCCCGACCCCGCCGCCTTCCCGACGACGATGCTGGTCGACCGCGTCACGGTCGCGGAGCTGAGGCCGCCCGCCTGA
- a CDS encoding type I polyketide synthase codes for MTTPQEKVVEALRASLKETDRLRQQNRQLTDAAAEPIAIVAMSCRFPGGVSSPEQFWDLLAAGTDAISVFPDDRGWVGDGRGTGEVRHGGFLYDAADFDPAFFEISPREALAMDPQQRLLLETSWEVLERAAIDPRTLRGSRTGVFAGVLNNEYGSRLHSIPPGVAGYVGNGSAGSIASGRVAYTFGFEGPSLTVDTACSSSLVALHLACQSLRQDECTLALAAGVTVMATAGTFAEFGRQQALAPDGRCKTFADSADGTSLAEGAGMLLLERLSDARRNGHPVLAVVRGSAINSDGASNGLTAPNGPSQQRMIRQALANARVSAGEVDAVEAHGTGTTLGDPIEAQALLETYGQGRERPLWLGSVKSNIGHTQAAAGMAGVIKMVLAMRHGLLPKTLHVDRPSTHVDWSAGAVRLLTEARDWPETAEPRRAGVSSFGVSGANAHVILEAVEEPAVEPREPASPVPLPVVLSGRDVAAVRASARQVRAAARDLEPADLAFSLATTRAGMERRAAFVAADRDELMRGLDAIVDGGLVGTAIPDGRVGFLFSGQGSQRVGMGGELWARFPVFAAVFDEVCAEFGGLREVIFADDRLHRTEFTQPGLFAFEVALYRLLESWGVVPDVVVGHSIGELVAAYVAGVWSLPDACRVVAARGRLMQGLPESGAMVAVQAAEAEVVPLLPAGVGVAAVNGPSSVVVSGVADEVVAVGEVFAGRGRKVKRLRVSHAFHSVLMEPMLAEFREVLAGVEFHSPSKVVVSNVSGVVAGGELCSPDYWVRHVREPVRFADGVAAARARGVGTFLEIGPDSALTAMVDEGAVAALRADRPEETALMSALGRLHVRGVSIDWAPLFDGARRVGLPTYPFQRERYWLRDGPAGQTTLTSVVEIAGRDRFVCTGELGVAGQPWLGDHAVHGRLIAPGTALVDFALQAAAGIGTGHLDDLVLEAPLVVPAEGAVELQLTADEPDGSGRRELNLSSRQGDGPWTRHATGSLTVAGGPSPFDAVPSGAEWPPSGAEPADLDALYDRFAGHGIEYGPAFRGAEAVWTRGDEVFAEVRLPGGQSGGHALHPALFDAALHAAALAEYAGSGLPFAWRGVGLHSTGATRLRVRIAPSEQDGISLLATDEGGRPVLEIRSLVPRPLPAGHDSLFVLEWTPARHGEPAAQDTVVEEFPAGAGTVEEIHAATRRALGLVRAWLSEDRPERLVFATRGSVATEPGAEPDLTNAAVWGLVRSAQTEHPGRFQLVDLDEHGTVPASAEPQLAVRGDAVLAPRLTRAAAPARPRDPAGRDPAGPVLITGGTSGLGLLVARHLAAEHGVRDLVLLSRTGTVPEGIDADVRVLACDVADRAALAAALDRVGRPSLVVHAAGILADGVVAGLSADQVDRVLRAKVDGAVNLQELTGDDTEFVLFSSAAGVFGGAGQAGYAAANAFLDAFASARRARGLPATSLAWGLWEHGGMAGGLGTTDLARMTRGGTAALTAEEGLALFDAARGADHPAVVPIKLDLTVLREQADPHRLVRDLARVPARTPAPRATGVPGEAELMDLVLAQVAAVLGHGDASAVDPHRAFKELGFDSLTAVELRNQLNAALDTRLTATLVFDHPTPAALAEHLRRELHGAAPERLVPERQAPADDDPAVIVAMSCRYPGGVTSPAELWDLVSAGRDAITPFPADRGWDVEGLYDPDPDRRGRSYVREGGFLHDAAQFDAAFFGISPREAVAMDPQQRLLLEITWELFERAGIDPDSVRGSRTGVFTGVMYHDYAARLLVVPEDVEGYLGSGNAGSVASGRLAYTLGLEGPAVTIDTACSSSLVALHLAAQAVRQGECEAALAAGVTVMATPAAFVDFSRQRGLAADGRCKSFAEAADGTAWGEGAGAVLVERLSDARRLGHPVLAVVRGSAINSDGASNGLTAPNGPSQQRVIRQALDAAGLAARDVDAVEAHGTGTTLGDPIEAQALLAAYGQDREHPLWLGSVKSNIGHTQAAAGVAGVIKMVEAMRHGVLPRTLHVDEPSSHVDWTAGDVALLTRQQEWPRAGRARRAAVSSFGISGTNAHVILEAAPACPAAAPEPGHDGAVPVLLSAKTEPALRAQAERFRLVAGQDLAALAWSSVTTRAAFGHRAVVLARDRADLERGLTAIATGTPAAHVSVGAAEPGAVGFLFSGQGSQRAGMGRELAARFPVFAKAFDEICAGFGPLADIVGEKPGLLDRTEFAQPALFAFEVALYRLLESWGVTAKVLVGHSIGELVAAHVAGLWSTADACRVVAARGRLMQALPGGGAMAAVEATEAELAPLLTGGVGLAAVNQPSSVVVSGLEQEVARIAETVSGWGRRTKRLRVSHAFHSSLMEPMLDEFRRVLDEVEFGEPAKLVVSNLTGRVAGGELRSPEYWVRHVRETVRFADGVAAARAAGVTTFVELGPDGALSGLTPGSTALLRADRPEPESVLAALGGLHVRGAGVRWPAVLEGTAAQHIDLPTYPFQRKRFWLDATPLETGPAGAAADEPDETVPVDLRRQLGALDQAGGDTAVLDLLRATIAAVLGHDSPDEVPPEADLLDLGFASLTAVELSNRLTAATGLELAPTLVFDHPTPIELMRHLRAELATP; via the coding sequence ATGACCACACCGCAGGAGAAGGTCGTCGAGGCCCTGCGCGCCTCGCTCAAGGAAACCGACCGCCTCAGGCAACAGAACCGGCAGCTCACCGACGCGGCGGCGGAGCCCATCGCGATCGTGGCGATGAGCTGCCGGTTCCCCGGCGGGGTGAGCTCCCCGGAGCAGTTCTGGGACCTGCTGGCAGCCGGCACCGACGCCATCTCGGTCTTCCCGGACGACCGTGGCTGGGTGGGAGACGGGCGCGGCACCGGCGAGGTCCGCCACGGCGGATTCCTCTACGACGCAGCCGATTTCGACCCGGCTTTCTTCGAGATCTCCCCGCGCGAGGCACTCGCGATGGACCCCCAGCAGCGGCTGCTGCTGGAGACGTCGTGGGAGGTGCTCGAACGCGCCGCGATCGATCCCCGCACCTTGCGAGGCAGCCGGACCGGGGTGTTCGCGGGCGTGCTGAACAACGAGTACGGCTCGCGGCTGCACTCGATTCCGCCGGGAGTGGCCGGGTACGTCGGCAACGGCAGCGCGGGCAGCATCGCCTCCGGCCGGGTCGCCTACACCTTCGGCTTCGAAGGCCCGTCGCTGACCGTCGACACCGCGTGCTCGTCGTCCCTGGTCGCGCTGCACCTGGCCTGCCAGTCCCTGCGGCAGGACGAGTGCACCCTCGCGCTGGCCGCCGGGGTGACGGTGATGGCGACGGCGGGCACGTTCGCCGAGTTCGGCCGCCAGCAGGCACTCGCCCCGGACGGCCGGTGCAAGACCTTCGCCGACTCCGCCGACGGCACCAGCCTGGCCGAGGGCGCCGGCATGCTGCTGCTGGAACGCCTTTCCGACGCCCGGCGCAACGGGCATCCGGTGCTGGCGGTCGTGCGTGGTTCGGCGATCAACTCCGACGGCGCATCGAACGGGCTGACCGCGCCCAACGGCCCGTCGCAGCAGCGGATGATCCGGCAGGCACTGGCGAACGCGCGGGTGAGCGCCGGCGAGGTCGACGCGGTCGAGGCACACGGGACCGGCACGACCCTCGGCGACCCGATCGAGGCGCAGGCCCTCCTAGAAACCTACGGCCAGGGGCGCGAGCGTCCGCTGTGGCTGGGGTCGGTGAAGTCCAACATCGGTCACACGCAGGCCGCTGCCGGCATGGCCGGGGTGATCAAGATGGTGCTCGCCATGCGGCACGGCCTGCTGCCGAAGACGCTGCACGTCGACCGGCCCTCCACCCACGTGGACTGGTCCGCCGGGGCGGTCCGGCTGCTCACCGAAGCCCGCGACTGGCCGGAGACCGCCGAGCCGCGCCGGGCCGGGGTGTCGTCGTTCGGGGTGAGCGGCGCCAACGCGCACGTGATCCTCGAAGCGGTCGAGGAGCCCGCCGTCGAGCCGAGGGAGCCCGCTTCCCCGGTGCCGCTGCCGGTGGTCCTGTCCGGCCGCGACGTCGCGGCCGTCCGGGCGTCGGCCCGGCAGGTGCGCGCGGCCGCGCGGGACCTGGAGCCGGCCGACCTGGCCTTCTCACTGGCGACCACGAGGGCGGGCATGGAACGCCGGGCGGCGTTTGTCGCCGCCGACCGGGACGAGCTGATGCGGGGCCTCGACGCCATCGTCGACGGCGGGCTCGTCGGCACCGCGATTCCCGATGGCCGGGTGGGTTTTTTGTTTTCGGGTCAGGGTTCGCAGCGGGTGGGTATGGGGGGTGAGTTGTGGGCGCGTTTTCCGGTTTTTGCGGCTGTGTTTGATGAGGTGTGTGCGGAGTTTGGTGGGTTGCGGGAGGTGATTTTTGCGGATGATCGGTTGCATCGGACGGAGTTCACGCAGCCGGGGTTGTTCGCGTTTGAGGTGGCGTTGTATCGGTTGCTGGAGTCGTGGGGTGTTGTGCCGGATGTGGTGGTGGGGCATTCGATTGGTGAGTTGGTGGCGGCGTATGTGGCTGGGGTGTGGTCGTTGCCGGATGCGTGTCGGGTGGTGGCGGCTCGTGGTCGGTTGATGCAGGGGCTGCCGGAAAGTGGTGCGATGGTGGCGGTGCAGGCGGCGGAGGCGGAAGTTGTTCCGTTGTTGCCTGCTGGTGTGGGTGTTGCGGCGGTGAATGGTCCTTCGTCGGTGGTGGTGTCGGGTGTGGCGGACGAGGTTGTGGCGGTGGGGGAGGTTTTTGCGGGGCGTGGCCGTAAGGTGAAGCGGTTGCGGGTGAGTCATGCGTTTCATTCGGTGTTGATGGAGCCGATGCTGGCGGAGTTCCGTGAGGTTTTGGCGGGGGTGGAGTTTCATTCACCGTCGAAGGTGGTGGTGTCGAATGTGTCGGGTGTGGTGGCTGGTGGGGAGTTGTGTTCTCCGGATTATTGGGTTCGGCATGTGCGTGAGCCGGTGCGGTTTGCTGATGGGGTGGCGGCAGCGCGGGCTCGGGGTGTGGGGACATTCCTGGAGATCGGGCCCGACAGCGCACTGACGGCCATGGTGGACGAGGGCGCCGTCGCGGCACTGCGCGCCGATCGTCCGGAGGAGACCGCCCTGATGTCCGCGCTGGGGCGGCTGCACGTCCGCGGGGTATCGATCGACTGGGCGCCGCTGTTCGACGGCGCCCGCCGGGTCGGCTTGCCGACGTACCCGTTCCAGCGCGAGCGCTACTGGCTCCGGGACGGCCCGGCCGGGCAGACCACCCTCACCTCGGTGGTGGAGATCGCCGGCCGCGACCGCTTCGTGTGCACCGGCGAGCTCGGCGTCGCCGGGCAGCCCTGGTTGGGGGACCACGCCGTGCACGGCCGGCTCATCGCCCCCGGCACGGCACTCGTCGACTTCGCCCTGCAGGCCGCGGCCGGCATCGGCACGGGCCATCTCGACGACCTCGTGCTCGAAGCCCCGCTCGTCGTTCCCGCCGAAGGCGCGGTGGAGCTCCAGCTGACTGCGGACGAGCCGGACGGCTCAGGGCGCCGCGAGCTGAACCTCTCCTCGCGCCAGGGCGACGGGCCGTGGACCCGCCACGCGACCGGCTCGCTGACGGTGGCCGGCGGCCCCTCGCCGTTCGATGCGGTGCCTTCCGGTGCCGAGTGGCCGCCGTCCGGCGCGGAGCCCGCCGACCTCGACGCGCTCTACGACCGGTTCGCCGGCCACGGCATCGAGTACGGGCCCGCGTTCCGCGGCGCGGAAGCGGTGTGGACGCGTGGCGACGAGGTTTTCGCCGAGGTCCGGCTGCCGGGTGGGCAAAGCGGCGGCCACGCCCTGCACCCGGCGCTGTTCGACGCCGCGCTGCACGCCGCGGCCCTGGCTGAGTACGCGGGCAGCGGGCTGCCGTTCGCCTGGCGCGGGGTCGGCCTGCACTCGACCGGCGCCACCCGGCTCAGGGTCCGGATCGCGCCGTCGGAGCAGGACGGGATTTCGCTGCTCGCGACCGACGAAGGCGGACGTCCGGTGCTGGAGATCCGCTCCCTGGTCCCGCGGCCGCTCCCGGCCGGCCACGACTCGCTGTTCGTCCTCGAGTGGACGCCCGCCCGGCACGGCGAACCAGCGGCGCAGGACACGGTTGTCGAAGAGTTCCCTGCCGGCGCGGGCACCGTCGAGGAGATCCACGCCGCGACCCGCCGCGCGCTGGGTCTGGTCCGGGCCTGGCTGTCCGAGGACCGGCCGGAACGGCTCGTGTTCGCCACCCGGGGCTCGGTCGCCACCGAGCCGGGTGCCGAGCCGGACCTGACCAACGCCGCGGTCTGGGGCCTGGTCCGGTCGGCGCAGACCGAGCATCCTGGCCGCTTCCAGCTCGTCGACCTCGACGAGCACGGGACCGTGCCGGCCTCGGCCGAACCGCAGCTGGCGGTCCGCGGCGACGCGGTGCTGGCGCCCCGCCTGACCAGGGCCGCCGCGCCCGCCCGGCCGCGCGACCCGGCCGGGCGCGACCCGGCCGGCCCGGTGCTGATCACCGGGGGCACCAGTGGCCTCGGCCTGCTGGTGGCCCGGCACCTGGCCGCCGAACACGGCGTCCGCGACCTCGTGCTGCTCAGCCGCACGGGCACGGTGCCCGAAGGCATCGACGCCGACGTCCGCGTCCTCGCCTGCGACGTCGCCGACCGGGCCGCCCTTGCCGCCGCGCTGGACCGGGTGGGGCGTCCCAGCCTGGTGGTGCACGCGGCCGGGATCCTGGCCGACGGCGTGGTCGCCGGACTGTCCGCCGACCAGGTCGACCGGGTGCTGCGCGCGAAGGTCGACGGCGCGGTGAACCTGCAGGAGCTCACCGGCGACGACACCGAGTTCGTGCTGTTCTCCTCGGCCGCGGGTGTCTTCGGCGGAGCGGGCCAGGCAGGGTACGCCGCGGCCAACGCCTTCCTCGACGCGTTCGCGTCGGCCCGCCGCGCTCGCGGCCTCCCAGCGACGTCCCTGGCCTGGGGCCTGTGGGAGCACGGCGGGATGGCCGGTGGCCTCGGGACCACCGACCTGGCCCGGATGACCAGAGGGGGAACCGCCGCGCTGACGGCCGAAGAAGGCCTCGCGTTGTTCGACGCCGCCCGCGGCGCGGACCACCCGGCCGTCGTTCCGATCAAGCTCGACCTCACCGTCCTGCGCGAGCAGGCCGACCCCCACCGGCTGGTGCGCGACCTGGCCCGGGTGCCTGCCCGGACTCCGGCGCCCCGCGCCACCGGAGTCCCCGGCGAAGCCGAGCTGATGGACCTGGTGCTCGCCCAAGTCGCGGCGGTCCTCGGCCACGGCGACGCCTCGGCCGTCGACCCGCACCGCGCCTTCAAGGAACTCGGCTTCGACTCGCTGACCGCCGTCGAACTGCGCAACCAGCTCAACGCTGCCCTCGACACGCGGCTGACTGCGACGCTGGTCTTCGACCACCCGACCCCGGCCGCGCTGGCCGAGCACCTGCGCAGGGAACTGCACGGCGCCGCACCGGAGCGCCTCGTGCCGGAGCGGCAGGCACCCGCCGACGACGACCCGGCTGTCATCGTGGCCATGAGCTGCCGCTATCCGGGCGGGGTCACGTCACCGGCGGAGCTATGGGACCTCGTCTCGGCGGGCCGGGACGCGATCACGCCCTTCCCGGCGGACCGCGGGTGGGACGTCGAGGGGCTCTACGACCCGGACCCGGACCGCCGGGGCCGGTCCTACGTCCGCGAAGGCGGATTCCTGCACGACGCGGCCCAGTTCGACGCCGCGTTCTTCGGTATCTCCCCGCGTGAGGCCGTCGCGATGGACCCCCAGCAGCGGCTGCTGCTGGAGATCACGTGGGAGCTGTTCGAACGGGCCGGGATCGACCCGGACTCGGTGCGCGGCAGCCGCACCGGTGTGTTCACCGGGGTGATGTACCACGACTACGCCGCCCGCCTTTTGGTCGTCCCCGAGGACGTCGAGGGCTACCTGGGCAGTGGCAACGCGGGCAGTGTCGCTTCCGGCCGGCTCGCCTACACCCTGGGTCTCGAAGGCCCCGCGGTCACGATCGACACGGCGTGCTCGTCGTCGCTGGTGGCGCTGCACCTGGCGGCGCAGGCCGTCCGGCAGGGGGAGTGCGAAGCCGCACTCGCCGCCGGGGTGACGGTCATGGCCACGCCCGCGGCGTTCGTGGACTTCAGTCGGCAGCGGGGACTCGCGGCGGACGGCCGCTGCAAGTCCTTCGCCGAAGCCGCCGACGGCACCGCTTGGGGCGAAGGCGCCGGCGCCGTGCTGGTGGAGCGGTTGTCGGACGCCCGGCGCCTCGGTCATCCGGTGCTGGCGGTCGTGCGGGGGAGCGCGATCAACTCCGACGGCGCCTCGAACGGGCTCACCGCGCCGAACGGGCCGTCCCAGCAGCGGGTCATCCGCCAGGCACTCGACGCCGCGGGCCTGGCCGCCCGCGACGTGGACGCCGTGGAGGCGCACGGGACCGGCACCACGCTGGGCGACCCGATCGAAGCGCAGGCGCTGCTCGCCGCCTACGGCCAGGACCGCGAGCACCCGTTGTGGCTGGGCTCGGTGAAGTCGAACATCGGGCACACCCAGGCGGCCGCGGGCGTGGCCGGCGTCATCAAGATGGTGGAGGCCATGCGGCACGGCGTGCTGCCCCGGACGCTGCACGTGGACGAGCCCTCCTCGCACGTCGACTGGACGGCCGGTGACGTCGCCCTGCTCACCCGGCAGCAGGAGTGGCCGCGAGCCGGCCGGGCGCGTCGCGCGGCGGTGTCGTCCTTCGGCATCAGCGGCACCAACGCGCATGTCATCCTCGAAGCCGCGCCGGCCTGCCCCGCCGCGGCACCGGAGCCGGGCCACGACGGTGCCGTGCCGGTGCTGCTGTCGGCCAAGACCGAGCCGGCCCTGCGGGCGCAGGCCGAGCGGTTCCGGCTCGTCGCCGGCCAGGACCTGGCCGCGCTCGCGTGGTCGTCGGTGACCACCCGGGCCGCCTTCGGCCACCGGGCGGTGGTGCTCGCCAGGGACCGCGCGGACCTGGAGCGCGGCCTGACCGCGATCGCGACCGGCACCCCGGCCGCGCACGTCAGCGTCGGTGCGGCCGAACCCGGCGCGGTCGGGTTCCTGTTCTCCGGCCAGGGTTCCCAGCGCGCCGGGATGGGCAGGGAGCTGGCCGCCCGATTCCCGGTGTTCGCCAAGGCTTTCGACGAGATCTGCGCCGGGTTCGGCCCGCTGGCCGACATCGTGGGGGAGAAACCCGGGCTGCTCGACCGCACCGAGTTCGCCCAGCCCGCGCTGTTCGCGTTCGAGGTGGCCCTGTACCGGCTGCTCGAATCGTGGGGCGTGACGGCGAAGGTGCTGGTCGGGCACTCGATCGGCGAGCTGGTGGCGGCGCACGTCGCCGGGCTCTGGTCGACCGCCGACGCCTGCCGGGTGGTGGCCGCTCGCGGCCGGTTGATGCAGGCGCTGCCGGGAGGCGGTGCGATGGCCGCGGTCGAGGCCACCGAAGCCGAGCTGGCGCCCCTGCTCACCGGCGGGGTCGGCCTCGCCGCGGTGAACCAGCCGTCGTCGGTGGTCGTCTCGGGGCTGGAACAGGAGGTCGCCCGGATCGCCGAGACCGTCAGCGGCTGGGGCCGCCGGACCAAGCGGTTGCGGGTGAGCCACGCGTTCCACTCGTCGTTGATGGAGCCCATGCTGGACGAGTTCCGCCGCGTGCTCGACGAGGTCGAGTTCGGCGAACCGGCGAAGCTCGTCGTGTCGAACCTGACCGGCCGGGTGGCGGGCGGGGAGCTGCGCTCGCCCGAGTACTGGGTCCGCCACGTGCGTGAGACGGTCCGCTTCGCCGACGGGGTGGCCGCGGCCCGCGCCGCCGGCGTGACGACCTTCGTGGAACTCGGCCCGGACGGCGCGCTGTCCGGGCTGACGCCGGGCTCCACCGCGCTGCTGCGGGCGGACCGGCCGGAGCCGGAGTCGGTGCTGGCCGCGCTCGGCGGCCTGCACGTCCGCGGCGCCGGCGTGCGGTGGCCCGCGGTGCTCGAGGGGACCGCGGCCCAGCACATCGACCTGCCCACCTATCCGTTCCAGCGCAAGCGTTTCTGGCTGGACGCCACCCCGCTGGAGACCGGCCCGGCCGGCGCTGCGGCCGACGAGCCGGACGAAACCGTCCCCGTCGACCTCCGCCGGCAGCTCGGTGCACTGGACCAGGCCGGCGGTGACACCGCGGTGCTGGACCTGCTGCGGGCCACCATCGCGGCCGTGCTGGGCCACGACTCACCGGACGAGGTGCCGCCGGAGGCCGACCTGCTCGACCTCGGCTTCGCGTCGCTGACCGCGGTCGAGCTGAGCAACCGGCTGACCGCGGCGACCGGCCTGGAACTGGCGCCGACGCTGGTCTTCGACCATCCGACCCCGATCGAGCTCATGCGCCACCTGCGTGCGGAGCTGGCCACACCGTAA
- a CDS encoding PadR family transcriptional regulator, with the protein MRSLTALGLAVLRLLTDQPQHPYELQQQLREQGLDRVVKVTHGALYNTVGTLAKAELIEPVGSSRDGRRPERTVYSITATGRDVARDRLRELMATLVPEYPAYCVALAFMSLLTAEDAVGRLERRCVLLEGRLAAAQAEYDGSAGRHVPRVGLVEILHLRAHLQADLDLTRALIEEIHSGRLELSAAARP; encoded by the coding sequence GTGCGGAGTCTCACCGCGCTGGGCCTCGCCGTGCTGCGCTTGCTCACCGACCAGCCACAGCACCCGTACGAACTGCAGCAGCAGCTGCGGGAACAGGGACTGGACCGGGTCGTCAAGGTCACGCACGGCGCGCTGTACAACACCGTGGGCACCCTGGCGAAGGCCGAGCTGATCGAGCCGGTCGGGAGCAGCCGCGACGGCCGGCGCCCTGAGCGCACCGTCTACTCGATCACCGCGACGGGCCGCGACGTCGCCCGCGACCGGCTGCGCGAGCTGATGGCCACCCTCGTCCCCGAGTACCCCGCCTACTGCGTCGCGCTGGCGTTCATGTCCCTGCTGACGGCGGAGGACGCCGTGGGCCGCCTCGAGCGCCGATGTGTGCTGCTGGAGGGCCGGCTCGCGGCGGCACAGGCCGAGTACGACGGGTCGGCCGGGCGCCACGTGCCGCGAGTCGGGCTGGTGGAGATCCTGCACCTGCGGGCCCACCTGCAAGCGGACCTCGACCTCACCCGCGCCCTCATCGAGGAAATCCACAGTGGACGGTTGGAGCTCAGCGCCGCGGCGAGGCCGTGA